A stretch of DNA from Kwoniella mangroviensis CBS 8507 chromosome 1 map unlocalized Ctg01, whole genome shotgun sequence:
CTCAATTCATGTTGGCCAGAACAGAATTGACAAGTGGGGGGAGCAGCGTCCATCAAGCTGTTAAATAGTGTacttgacgatgatgattgagggtGTTGAGATTTTGCAATGACACTTCCTGATGTTAGCATCGGATCAGGTGTAGCATTACTTCcattggaagaggtggtatcGCCCTTCTTTCGTATGCGGGGTGCAGGAGCAGCCGGAGCAGCGACCTGTTTCGGCGGCACAATCAAACCGACATCGGGTGGTACATTCGGTACACCCAAATTCCCTTTCACCACCACATCTTCTCGATTGACCAAAAGGAACGAGACTGTCCTAAGCTGTTCAGGTAATGAGAAGTATTTTGATTGATTCATTGATGATAGATGTTTGTCCACCTCCTCAGCTAAGATCGTATATCGATTTATTCTCTCTCCAGCGGGTAATTCCGGTAAGGCGATCAATCCCCATCGACGTATGTTTTTCTCATTCCCGAATTCTCTCAGGACATGATATAACAAGTTCAGTATATGCCTAGCCTGTGCATACCGCTGTTGTAGGATGTGTTGATTGACCTGTTGTTGAGAAGTCACCTGCTGATAATGATTGttgagtggatgagaggaagcAATGGTAGAGTTAGAGCTCGAGCCGTTTGCGATGGCTTGTTTCTGCTCAAGTCGCCTCTTTTTCCTAGCTTGCttatcttccttcatctGAGCTTGCTTAGAAGACTCGGCAGGAGCTGGCATTTGACCCTGTGCAAGGGGGTTGGTATTGGTGTTGATGAGCCCCGGTAAAGtaggatgaggaggaagaggtaatGGATCATTGCTTGGTTCAGGTACAGTAGGTAGATTTTCGGTATTTTGGGTGTTCCGCATtttctttgatttcttcaGCATTCCAGGTAACCCTAGACCTTGTAGTTCTGCTGGCATATTGGAATCTGAGAAATCGTTGAATTCACTaccttcactttcacttcctctaTTACTATTCTTGCCGTCCTTACTgtattctgattctgatgatccATCTGGGATAGcctttcctttacctttcttactcttcttcgcAGGTGAATCATCTAAAAATCCATCCGACAGATATGTGAAGTCTGCAACGTTGGCATTTGCAGCAGCTTTACGTTTCTTTTTAGTCGAAttttccatcatctcctgtAATTTCTCTtgtctctctttctccatgGCATCTATGATCGATTCCCAGTTGATCTCTCGttcatcattgtcatctGCATTCTCCTCAGCTGCAATAGTCTGTAATTGATTCCGATCTGCTTCCCATATCTTGGCAAAACCAAACTGTTGATTCGATTTGTTCTTGTTAGGTTCCAACGTTCCTTCAGCCATAgccttttccctttcttccatttcgttagcttcagcttcagcatcagcttccactTTATCTATCAGCTCGTCGACGTTCTTGGAGTTGTAGACGATATCAGGAACATTGATTCCTCCTTGCATTGAGTAGACCGCTTCGGCACCACGTAGAAGtaaatcatcgatatcaccttcctcgGACTCTTTACCCATCTGTTGGACGACTAGGTGATCAagtaccatcttcttctttcccttgttgatgatgttctcTGTTGCAAAATAAGcgatcagctgatttggGCTGGGTCTAAAGCATCGACGCTGACGTACCTTCTACCGACCCTTTCACCATAAGCTTGAAAACCagtaccttcttcttctgcccaTATCTATGACTTCTTGCAATTGCCTATGAGTGTCGCTCACGTCAGCTGTCTTCCTACATGACAACAGGAATACTCCAGCATACCTGAAGATCTTGATGTGGGTTGAAATCCGGATCGTATAGTATGACTGTGGTACAGTAAAAGTTTCGTCACATCAGCTCACTAGGTTTCATACAGCATTCCGTTGCATCGACAGTTGAGAGTGAGACCCACCAGTATCAGCAGTAGCCAGATTGATGCCCACACCGCCTGCTCTAGTCGTCAGAAGGAAGACATCGTATTCTGAATTAGGGGCATTGAAAAGGTCCATTGATTTCTGTCGTTGAGCTTGCTGGACATCACCGTCCAATCGAAGGAATTTGATATTTTCACCATATAGGAAATCTTCGACTGCGATACATAAGCAAGTGAGCTGAGGGTTCTCTTATTTAAGAGTGTGGTCAACGAGCGGCTCAACTTACTTCTGTCTAGAGCTATCTTAAACTAttccatcatccattcaaAGTTTCAAAATATAAGCTAATTTTCCTCCCATATATACTCGCAGAACAAGTGGAATAGCTCCATACTCACCTGACTAAATAACAGCACCCTATgtctcctctctttcaatttcggtAAGAGTAATTTGAGAAACATCAATTTCCCACTAGCTTCTACTAATTGCTTATGCTGTTCTACCTCGGGTGTATCGAATGATTCTAATTCTGGTTCGGACAGGTAGGGATGTTGACATATCTTACGGAGCtatatcaagatcattctTCATCAGTGAATTCGTTCTTCCTTACCAAGATCAAGGAATGTGAGGACGGATCTATCGGCGAAGAGCTCGACTAACGAGAGTCGTCGAAGGAGGAAAGTTTAGGTGAAGGAAATGAAAGTCAAAATGGACTCACTTCCATAAGTATGTTCCGAACCGTTTTGATCGGCGCCATCTTGCCTACCAGCCCTCTTTGAGGTAAGAAGTCAAGGCCAGAGGCAAGAGCGAGTGTTTTGTTGATCTGTTTGAGAGATAGTGAATGTTGATCTCGAGTTTCAGTGATGTTCGCAATTCCTTGTTTTCTGTTGACAAAGTGGACGCGTAGATGATTCCGTCGGAAAGAACTGATGATGTCGTACTCAGCTTTGAGTACGATaacgatggatgatatatTTATCGTTGATTATCCGTTATACAGCTGAGTGATACGAGTAtattgttgaagaaggaatagagaagaggaataggAAGATTTCACTTCGTCTTACTTCATATGTTATTACGTTGATCCCCTTTCTCATGCTCTTTTATCATCTCAGAGCAAGGTAAAAGGGGAAGGTCTTACAAAGGATCCAACCACCTACAACGCTTCTGGGTCTCAttaagaaggaaggagaacAGAAACAGAGTGTCGATCATGACAAAGGAGTGGGTTTGAGCCAGAGTAGCATATATGTACATCACCCATCGCAAAACTCTACTATATAAATCATCTATCCACATCATATTATGCCAACAAATCAAAACTATATATCTCTATGATTCCATTGTCTTAATTCGAAATACTAgcctctttcaacttctttctcaactcTGCCAATTCAGCTTTCAATTCCTTTGCTTTAGCCAATTCCTCATCCGCATTACCAGTTTGTAcacccttcttgatcataGCAACGATTTTTCCTTGAGATTCAATCTtactttccaattccttctcttcaggTGTCTTGTtcttttcagcttctttagcTGCGgctctcttgatcttggcaATTTCAGCCTGTTTGGCTAAGTGAGCAGCTTTCTTATCTACGTTGACATCTTTTACATTAGGAACTTTTCCTCCTTCGGGATGTCCACCTGGTCCTGCCGGGTCGACCTTATCAGCTACGACTGAATCTCCTCCAAACTGTTTCTGCCATGCCTTTTCCTGAGCTCCATTCACgttctcaatcttcttgaaTAGATATTCGGCTTTGCCCAGCTTATGTCCGGGTAAGATATCGATAGAGAATTTGGTAGGTAATGAACGGGCAGGTGCATTAAGCTGTCGCAGCATACCTTCGGTAGTACTGGGCATGAAGGGGTGGAAGGTGACGGATAAGAGGTAAATTAAATTGATAGCATTAAGTAACACTTGAGCACATCGCTCGGGTTGGTTCGCCAATAGCGCATTATCTAAAGAGTTATCCTGAAGGTACTGGTTACCTCGAGCAGATAATGACATAGCAACGCTTAGACCGTTTCGTAATTTGGTTTCGTCCATGCTCGCTCGGAATTCAGTCAATTTGGTGTTGACGTCGTTGACGAAATCGGCGTCTAGCTGAGCAGCTGGAGTTGATGGGTTGGATTCGGGTACGAAATCACCACCGGCGAGACCCTCTGGACCAGGCACAACGGAATCGTATTTGGCATTGACGAATTTTACAACCTAAGATTTCCTTTAGTCTCACGAATCCAAAATGGGGAGTATCATACTGGACTCACTCGGTTGACAAAGTTACCCAAGTTAGCTAATAACTCGTTGTTGTTGGCAGCAATGAAACTGGACCAAAGGAAGGAGGAATCACTGTTTTCGGGTCTCTGCGAAAGAAGGTAGTATCGCCATACTGAAGGGGGTTGACCAGTCTCTCGGGCGTTGTTACCGAATACACTATGGTATTGTCAGCTGAGTGCATATGGATTGGGTTCACACCAGCTTACCCAATATTCCTACTCTTACTGAACTTGGTATCTTCGTAGTTCAGGtattctatcatcttcaggtcaGCTTCACACCAGGACACAATCACTACGCTAGACTTACGAGTACTGGAGATATCGTGCAACATGGTCCATGGTTGACCGGTACCGATGAGCatagaagggaaaagaaCGGTGTGAAAGTAGACGTCTGAGTTGATAAGAAGGGTTAGCTGGGTCCATCTTCGGCAGAAGGCGTGCTTGTCCCAGCTCACTATCTTTACCCATGAATTGGTACAATTCCACGTTATCGGGGTTTTTCCACCATTTCTCCCATTGATCAGTGTAAGTAGCTGTGATGGAGGGATAACCAATAGGAGCGTCAAACTGTTCCGTCAAACGTTAGTGATCGGATGTTGTGCAGTGAAACTTGCGACATAATGGTACATACCCAAACGTCTGATCAAGAATGGATTTGTCAGTTAGAGTACCAGATTCCAGTAGCATGTCAACTCACAGATAACCTTTCCTTCCATAGCCTTATCTTCCTCCGCATCACCAGTCTTAGGCACTTCCACACCCCACTTCAAATCTCTTGTGACAGCACTAGGTCTGAGACCCTCACCCAACATTCTAGGTTCGACGATTTCACCTTTATCGGTGATAACCGCATTACTACCCCATTTACCCTTGACTCTAGCTTTCTgcatccaatcttccaatttaGGTTGCAACAGGTCTAATCGCATACAGGCATGCGTGGAAGGTCGGACTGATACTTTGTGGGTCTTATTTCGTTTACATCTTGGGTTCTTTAATTCGGTAGGTGAAGAGTAGGTAAGTCCACATTTATCACATTGATCTCCTCTTGCGTCCTACAAATACACAATGATACTCAGCTGGCATTATCGCAATTTGAGGATACCAATCAGCTGCAGGTGACACTCACGTCATAACCGCACTGAGGACAAGTACCTTCCACAAATCGATCAGCTAAGAACAGATTATCGTCTTCACAGTATGTCTGGTCGGCTGTCTCAAGCTTGAAGAATCCGTTCTTGTGAAGGTCCAAGTACACTTGCTGAGTGATTCTAGATGATCGAGCATCAGTGAGCTAGCCGTTCCTTGATGTATGGTCAGACAGCTCACTGGGTATGCTCAGGTGTCGAGGTTCTTCCCCATTTATCGAAACTCAACTCAAACCATCTATACACACAACGACATCAGTTTGTATGCGGTGTCCTGGCGAATAGAGCTGAGAGCTTACTTGTAGATTTCGGTATGGAGCAAGTGGAATTTCGTACATAATTCCAAAGGTGAAACGCCTTCTTCCAATGCctaaaatcatcaaatcagcaaagatTGATCATGAGCCTCATGTTTTCGAATAtattgactcaccttcgtTTCAGTAGCAGTACCATACTCATCCGTACCACAGATCTGCATCCACTCATCAGCATCctaccttctctttcccgATTCGTCAAAGTCCTTTAGCTTACATAGAGAGTAGGGACGTTCAACGTTCGTGAATAACGGGCAAAAACGTCTGCCGAGAGTGTTGATCTGTACAGGATGAGTGCTGTCAGCTGTATTACTCATGAGAAGTAGGAAAGGAGATGACAGCTACTCACCCAATGATATTTCCCAGATGCGGTACGTTGTTAACATCTACACCATCCCACCATCATTCCCCCTGATTAGATATATATCCCTTTATCGGTTTGAGGTTAAGGCTTACAAGGCAATGCCGAAGTGATCAAAACATttctttcaccatctttagGAAGTCTGAAAGGTTACTATCATCAGCCTATGTCCGATTTGGCTCGTGTTCACCAGCTCGAAATTTTAGAGAAACAACTCACACTGGTCCTTTCGAAGGATCATGGACGTTCATGAGTAAACCGTCAGCTTGACGGATATTCTGGCCACTCATCCTGACAATTCTTTTTCGATTGCTAGGTGACTCGTGAAGTAGATGAGGGGACAAAGTAGACGTTGTAGTATAATTCAGAGCAACAACGATAAGCAGTTCAAAGATTTGCAGATGGATATTCTTGGGTGCTTTGTTCAACATTCGACATTCGACCTCTCCGACTCGAGCACGTAAGGCCAAATTGATTCCGCTGGCTCGGTGCCCCACATTCATGCGCCATCCAAAAATCCATTTTACCCAGTTGACCTTTTTCGATGCCTTTGAGCAACCAAAGCTTCTATTCTGATATTGTATGCACGATAGATCCCTTGAACATGTCAAGTGACGAGCGGGTTGAGGCGCTAGAATCGCTCTTGGATCAGCTACTGGATGACTACAGAGGTGAATGCTATAATCGAGATGAACTAAATCCAAACCGTTTCTTCCGCTGACTGTTTCGGGTTGATTTTACCAGATTTACAGTTGCGAGATATCACAGTATACGATgaacatccatcttctctgGAAGCGCTGAGGATGGTAAACAGGGCTCATCCGGCTATTATCAAAGGTAGGTTGTTGACTCGACGAGCTGATCTCTCACCCCTGtcccttctctctccatGCGTTCCCCCTCCCCTTGCACTTGACCCTTgccctccttcttcatttcttctccctccccatcccttctctccccCTTCCTCCCTTGCCTGTGTCAACGAGACCCAACATCTAATCAAGCCACATGTACAGGCTTCTCACCCTTGACGACGGCCGCTCATACGCACGATTGGACACAACCCGAGATATATCAGGAAATCTCgggagaaagaaaggtcaCTGTAGCCATTACCGATGATGGGTAGGCAGCGCTGCCTATATGAGGACCACCGTCGCTGATTTATATGGTAGGCTAGCTGATTCAGTCCGagaaatggaagatggaagtacGACATTTGTCAAAGCATTCGATGATAAGATGACTATCTCCACGCTGATCTCACACCTACAGTCAGACACGGGAGGCAAGTAAACTATCTTTTACATCCGAAACTATAGCGTAGCTAAGTAAGGTATGTTGTATGGATATAGGTGATAGTGGAGGGGCATATTaccttcaatctcaagatgGTAATATATACCGTTCCACTCCTCATCCTGATGGTTCACCTGAATTGGAAGTGTTTCAGGATCATATACAGAGAGACGTAGAGTGGATGAAAGAAGCTACGGGTATGTTCATCCATGCAGAATCGCCGATGTTGATTTTACTGATTTAGTGGGGGTTAGGTAGTGAAGCGGAAGCTGTCAATTTGTGGATAGGCGATAGGAAAAGTACCACTTCTTTACATCATGATCCGTATGCCTCTTCTGGTCATTTCCTCAATTATACACAAAGTATACATTCCTCCAAGCTAATGTCCATTTGGAAATGAAGATACGAAAATATCTATCATGTATTGGCGGGAAAGAAGATATTCACATTGTTATCGCCCATAGAAGGACTATGGCTTGATCGTGAGCCCGTCCAACAGCCGATGAGCATACCAATACggatcagctgatatgatgtggTGAGGGTATAGAGCAATTTCATAAACCATCAACACTTGGACGTTCTCCTTCTGGCACACTCCATCCTAttctcgatgatgatccgacCTTTCCCATCCCATGGGTATCTTCCACTCAGCTCCCCTCGCGTGTCCATCCAATACGaatggagttgaaggaaggtgagacGTTGTACTTGCCTGCGAACTGGTGGCATCGAGTAGAGCAGGAAGAGGGTAATGCTGGGATAGTAGTCGCAGTCAATTAGTGAGTGGCCTCTCCTACTTTCACTTGCAAACTCTTCAAGGGCTTTGAGAGCTGATGGTCCCTTGCCATTGATGTAGTTGGTATCCTGCCGAAATTAATCCTCAGATATACGCATATGAAAGGTTAGCCAGACGTATAGCGAGATTGGCAGGTAGAGACGGTGTGATACCTGTGCCGGGGGATGAGGAAGTGCCGGATGATATCTGGGGAGAGGATGATTCGGGAGAAGAGTGGGATCCAGCGGAATGGGGCAGGTGAAGCAGATGCATAGCATGACCTTGAACATCTTACCAGTATAGAATCTACATCTTGTCATCTCTATACGATGCATGTGTGGTATCTTATGTACTGTAAGGCTGGTACGGTGTGAGAGTACGCATGCTTACTCGTAGTGATGGGCAATCTGAAACGCGCTAGCTTGGGTCTCTCTCGTTACTGACGTGTTTCACAATTTAGTCCCATGGTGGTCCGTGCCTGTGATCGTCCAAGAGTGATTAGCGATTCACAGACTGGAGTATGAGTAAAGGTGGATACACTGCAAGGTCGTGTTGTGAAGggaaatcttcttcttataAGGCTACATCTGATAGCATCTCAGGTTGATATTAGGTCAATCAAGATGCCAGATACAGCTCTGAAAGCCGATCAACCAAGTCCAAGCTCGTCAAGtccaaggaagaaggaaggtacgGGTTTCAGTACAATCGTGAGTCCCGTGTCCCATGTGCACCTTCCTTCAATCTCGCACTTGAGCATGGATAGCcctttgatcctttcgaCTTTCACTACATCGCCTATAAGCATCACAAATCAAGAACCTCTCTGTTGTCCTCGAATTCTCCATATCTCCTATCGTAAAGTACACCAGCTAACCATGACGACAAATAAGGGCAATACAATGTCCTTACCCATCAATACCCTCTCTTCGCTATTAGCATTACAGGATGTAGAAGATCATAAaccaaaggtgagtctatcttcTTACAACTGA
This window harbors:
- a CDS encoding methionine-tRNA ligase, whose protein sequence is MSGQNIRQADGLLMNVHDPSKGPVLPKDGERNVLITSALPYVNNVPHLGNIIGSTLSADVFARYSRTLNVPTLYICGTDEYGTATETKALEEGVSPLELCTKFHLLHTEIYKWFELSFDKWGRTSTPEHTQITQQVYLDLHKNGFFKLETADQTYCEDDNLFLADRFVEGTCPQCGYDDARGDQCDKCGLTYSSPTELKNPRCKRNKTHKVSVRPSTHACMRLDLLQPKLEDWMQKARVKGKWGSNAVITDKGEIVEPRMLGEGLRPSAVTRDLKWGVEVPKTGDAEEDKAMEGKVIYVWFDAPIGYPSITATYTDQWEKWWKNPDNVELYQFMGKDNVYFHTVLFPSMLIGTGQPWTMLHDISSTQYLNYEDTKFSKSRNIGVFGNNARETGQPPSVWRYYLLSQRPENSDSSFLWSSFIAANNNELLANLGNFVNRVVKFVNAKYDSVVPGPEGLAGGDFVPESNPSTPAAQLDADFVNDVNTKLTEFRASMDETKLRNGLSVAMSLSARGNQYLQDNSLDNALLANQPERCAQVLLNAINLIYLLSVTFHPFMPSTTEGMLRQLNAPARSLPTKFSIDILPGHKLGKAEYLFKKIENVNGAQEKAWQKQFGGDSVVADKVDPAGPGGHPEGGKVPNVKDVNVDKKAAHLAKQAEIAKIKRAAAKEAEKNKTPEEKELESKIESQGKIVAMIKKGVQTGNADEELAKAKELKAELAELRKKLKEASISN